One Leptospira bourretii DNA segment encodes these proteins:
- a CDS encoding NuoI/complex I 23 kDa subunit family protein: MGTVNVINVAKKHQFSWYEKFYFWSIGKGLWITLKHFVKVALFNKQVTIEYPDKKRQYSTRFRGMHSMKRDEKGRERCTACFCCMWICPANAIHIEAAEVPTDRQHLHPEDKFAKKFEINLLRCIFCGLCEEACPKGAIYLDGTGEMAADNREDLFLTKERMMEKTGGPILGQRI, encoded by the coding sequence TTGGGAACCGTTAATGTCATCAACGTAGCCAAAAAACATCAGTTTTCTTGGTATGAGAAGTTTTATTTTTGGTCCATCGGCAAAGGTCTTTGGATCACTTTGAAACATTTCGTTAAGGTAGCTTTGTTCAATAAACAAGTGACCATCGAATATCCTGATAAAAAACGCCAATATTCCACTCGCTTTCGTGGAATGCATTCCATGAAACGAGATGAAAAAGGTAGGGAACGATGTACTGCATGTTTTTGTTGTATGTGGATTTGTCCTGCCAATGCCATTCATATTGAAGCAGCAGAAGTACCAACGGATCGCCAACACCTTCACCCAGAAGATAAGTTTGCTAAGAAGTTTGAAATCAACTTACTACGTTGTATTTTCTGTGGATTATGTGAAGAAGCCTGTCCTAAAGGTGCGATTTATCTAGACGGAACAGGAGAGATGGCAGCCGACAATCGTGAAGATTTATTTTTAACCAAAGAAAGAATGATGGAAAAAACTGGTGGTCCCATTCTCGGCCAAAGGATTTAA
- a CDS encoding 2Fe-2S iron-sulfur cluster-binding protein: MVKIKIDGVEYEVDEKKNLIDATKEVGVEIPYFCYHPALSIVGMCRMCLIEIEGVPRLQAACNTPVKEGMGIITKSDRVIEARAGTMEFLLANHPLDCPVCDKAGECRLQDNAFGSGSGHSRFEFDKRNIPQEEIGTNLIINHNRCIVCYRCVRFEEEKVGQSNLGLFERGNHSIIGLAKSEPIDHNYQGALADICPVGALLNNKTLFKSRVWWYKSHKSVCHGCSTGCNVTTNVRDNKMYRYMVRENYDQGMFFLCDKGRFDLDWMNENRLHSYLEAGNPSTSKEVISKIVDRMKAAKSIAVLGGAHESNETLESLKKGFELVARELGGKSIQWESRVTDAQNKETEQVDFLLTKDNHPNTKGAVDLGITSISGMSGIVNAVKSGAIDLVFVLKESIPEGIDPSKVISFDTNLTEAAKNASLAAPIQIFAESAGSFTNKNGLKQNFEQSMNPIKGLLNSAGVVDLIFQKLTEKVEASVGNR; the protein is encoded by the coding sequence TTGGTTAAGATAAAGATAGACGGAGTCGAATACGAAGTCGACGAAAAGAAAAACCTCATCGACGCCACAAAAGAAGTTGGAGTCGAAATCCCTTACTTTTGTTACCACCCAGCACTCAGCATTGTCGGTATGTGCCGCATGTGTCTCATTGAAATTGAAGGTGTTCCTCGTTTACAAGCAGCTTGTAATACTCCTGTAAAAGAAGGAATGGGGATCATTACTAAGTCAGACCGAGTGATAGAAGCTCGCGCTGGTACAATGGAATTTTTGCTCGCAAATCACCCGTTAGACTGTCCTGTTTGTGATAAAGCCGGGGAATGTCGTTTGCAAGACAACGCATTTGGTTCTGGTTCGGGACATTCAAGGTTTGAATTCGATAAAAGAAATATTCCTCAAGAAGAGATTGGAACCAATCTCATCATCAATCATAATCGTTGTATTGTTTGTTATCGTTGTGTTAGATTTGAAGAGGAAAAGGTTGGTCAGTCTAATCTTGGACTTTTTGAAAGAGGAAACCATTCCATCATTGGCCTTGCGAAATCAGAACCAATCGATCACAACTACCAAGGTGCTTTGGCAGATATTTGCCCAGTGGGAGCACTCCTAAATAATAAAACATTATTTAAGTCACGTGTTTGGTGGTATAAATCACATAAATCAGTATGTCACGGATGTTCTACAGGATGTAATGTAACAACGAATGTACGAGACAATAAAATGTATCGTTATATGGTTCGTGAAAACTATGACCAAGGTATGTTTTTCCTTTGTGACAAAGGAAGATTCGATTTGGATTGGATGAACGAGAATCGCCTTCATAGTTATTTGGAAGCGGGAAATCCTTCAACATCCAAAGAAGTCATATCTAAAATAGTAGATCGAATGAAAGCAGCGAAATCAATTGCCGTTCTTGGTGGAGCTCATGAATCCAATGAAACGCTGGAATCACTGAAAAAAGGATTTGAATTAGTTGCACGTGAGTTAGGTGGGAAATCCATTCAATGGGAATCCCGTGTGACAGATGCACAAAACAAAGAAACTGAACAAGTGGACTTTTTACTTACAAAAGACAACCACCCTAATACAAAGGGAGCTGTTGATTTGGGAATCACATCAATTTCAGGAATGTCGGGAATTGTGAATGCAGTTAAATCAGGTGCCATTGATTTAGTTTTTGTATTGAAAGAGTCAATCCCAGAGGGAATCGATCCATCAAAGGTAATTTCTTTTGACACTAATTTAACTGAAGCTGCAAAAAACGCTAGTTTGGCGGCTCCAATTCAAATTTTTGCAGAATCTGCCGGTAGTTTTACCAATAAAAACGGCCTAAAACAAAACTTTGAGCAATCGATGAATCCAATCAAAGGATTGTTAAATTCTGCTGGTGTTGTGGATTTGATTTTCCAAAAACTAACTGAAAAAGTGGAGGCATCTGTTGGGAACCGTTAA
- a CDS encoding response regulator, whose translation MNRPKVYKVLLLEDDESSAKLLLHTLERYNFDVTHVVDGMSGLTKIRNNSYDLIISDVNMPYLDGISFLEKGKEMLKMTPVIMLTAVGEKDQVRRAALSHVTAYLLKPIANQALLEKIAQVLQLKPENIIDKKAFPLVVNVTELSISQMVLDIQGCPGKKSTEEIFDRFMLSLGGRGSFTNLRINLDNAFFYEVRSLQILDDLIAKILKQTNIRASSLFLDSEFFNNHVVDLQPFTYLSEVNIISK comes from the coding sequence ATGAATCGACCAAAAGTTTATAAAGTCCTATTACTTGAAGATGATGAAAGTAGCGCCAAACTACTATTACATACTTTAGAAAGATATAACTTTGACGTCACTCATGTTGTGGATGGAATGTCGGGACTAACCAAAATCAGAAACAATAGTTATGACTTGATCATTAGCGATGTCAATATGCCTTATTTGGACGGAATTAGTTTTTTGGAGAAAGGCAAAGAAATGTTAAAGATGACCCCTGTCATCATGTTAACTGCTGTTGGTGAAAAAGACCAAGTACGAAGAGCGGCTCTTAGTCACGTCACTGCTTATCTTTTAAAACCCATCGCAAACCAAGCTTTACTTGAAAAAATTGCACAAGTTTTGCAGCTAAAACCTGAAAACATCATCGACAAAAAAGCATTTCCATTGGTGGTCAATGTCACGGAACTATCAATTTCTCAAATGGTTTTGGACATTCAGGGTTGTCCGGGCAAAAAATCCACTGAGGAAATCTTTGATCGGTTTATGTTGTCTTTGGGAGGAAGAGGGTCTTTCACCAATTTGAGAATCAATCTCGATAACGCCTTCTTTTACGAAGTCAGATCCTTACAAATTTTGGATGATCTGATCGCAAAAATTCTCAAACAGACAAATATCCGAGCCAGTTCCTTGTTTTTAGATTCGGAATTCTTCAATAACCATGTAGTGGATTTGCAACCTTTCACCTATCTTTCCGAGGTAAATATAATTTCAAAATGA
- the aroC gene encoding chorismate synthase, whose protein sequence is MPSSWGKIFRVSTFGESHGTSVGVVVDGVPAGLPFPEEEIQKDLTRRRPGQNDLTTPRDEKDRMVVESGVFQGKTTGSPILMKVNNQNTIGSDYDEMAHVFRPSHADYTYSEKYGHRAHVGGGRSSVRETIGRVAAAGLARVILERELGISTVGWVDSIGPIDSHISESEYPISRDIVDNFPTRCPKKSSNDEMETLIRKLRDEGDSVGGVVKIAVRNLPPGLGDPVYDKLDADLAKAILSISACKGFEVGSGFTGTRQTGSVHNDEFYIEPGTGKVKTRTNNSGGIQGGISNGMDLILRAAFKPTSTIKKEQKTINDKNEETILKAKGRHDACVLPRAVPIVEAVVNLVLVDAYLYQRALQPKWFLKYANLDSIPEQ, encoded by the coding sequence ATGCCTTCAAGTTGGGGAAAAATTTTCAGAGTATCAACATTTGGTGAGTCTCACGGAACTTCTGTTGGAGTTGTCGTGGATGGAGTTCCTGCCGGCTTACCATTTCCAGAGGAAGAAATTCAAAAGGATTTAACACGCCGTAGGCCAGGCCAAAATGATCTTACCACTCCAAGAGATGAAAAAGATCGGATGGTTGTGGAATCAGGAGTGTTCCAAGGTAAAACAACTGGTAGTCCCATTCTCATGAAAGTGAACAACCAAAATACCATTGGAAGTGACTATGATGAAATGGCCCATGTGTTTCGGCCTTCTCATGCAGATTATACATATTCGGAGAAATACGGACACAGAGCTCATGTGGGCGGTGGAAGGTCTTCCGTTCGGGAAACGATTGGAAGAGTAGCGGCGGCAGGTCTTGCCCGTGTGATTTTAGAGAGAGAGCTTGGAATCTCAACAGTAGGTTGGGTGGATTCGATTGGCCCAATCGATTCTCATATTAGTGAATCTGAATATCCTATTTCTAGAGATATCGTGGACAACTTCCCAACAAGATGTCCAAAAAAATCGTCTAATGACGAAATGGAGACTCTCATTCGTAAACTTAGAGATGAAGGAGATTCTGTTGGTGGAGTTGTCAAAATTGCCGTCAGAAACTTACCACCTGGTTTAGGAGATCCCGTATACGATAAGTTAGATGCTGATTTGGCAAAGGCAATTTTGTCTATTTCGGCATGTAAAGGATTTGAAGTGGGTTCTGGATTTACAGGTACTCGCCAAACGGGAAGCGTTCACAACGATGAATTTTATATAGAGCCGGGAACTGGAAAAGTCAAAACAAGAACTAACAATTCTGGTGGGATCCAAGGTGGAATTTCTAACGGCATGGATTTGATCCTTCGTGCCGCTTTTAAACCAACTTCGACCATTAAAAAAGAACAAAAAACGATTAACGATAAAAATGAAGAAACCATTTTAAAAGCAAAAGGTCGACATGATGCTTGTGTTTTGCCAAGAGCGGTTCCGATTGTGGAAGCTGTGGTAAATCTTGTGTTAGTAGATGCTTATCTTTACCAAAGAGCCTTACAGCCAAAATGGTTTTTGAAATATGCAAATTTAGATTCTATTCCAGAACAATAA
- a CDS encoding LIC_10042 family TonB-like protein, which yields MHTLFEGSKYKALSITFGIHLLLVFALFGYNLKRDIDSPFLKWKKGSNVSTIDLQFSTGIGNTTSSSSKNPSKEEGTKTIEDEISEFQNCLSYPALALEQKLEDVCVYRLTIKEDGSLEKIAVVTPCRYGVFDLQVRRQLADWQFQHSKGKEFVLPIRFRLDVRD from the coding sequence ATGCACACCCTCTTTGAAGGTTCGAAATACAAGGCTCTTTCCATCACTTTTGGAATTCACCTCTTGTTAGTTTTCGCTCTATTCGGTTATAACCTAAAAAGGGACATAGATTCGCCATTTTTAAAATGGAAAAAGGGAAGTAACGTATCCACCATAGATTTACAATTTTCCACAGGGATCGGAAATACTACATCTTCCTCCTCAAAAAATCCATCAAAAGAAGAAGGAACAAAAACCATTGAAGATGAGATCTCAGAATTCCAAAACTGCCTTAGTTATCCGGCACTAGCCTTAGAACAAAAATTAGAAGATGTTTGTGTGTATCGATTGACCATCAAAGAAGATGGTTCTTTGGAAAAAATTGCAGTGGTCACCCCATGTAGGTATGGTGTCTTTGATTTACAGGTGCGTCGGCAACTCGCCGATTGGCAGTTCCAACATTCCAAAGGTAAAGAATTTGTTCTACCCATTAGGTTCCGTTTAGATGTCCGAGACTAA
- a CDS encoding UpxY family transcription antiterminator has product MSETNPPIEESAWYIVYTKPRAEKKLSELLKKYHLENYLPIRKERKKWTDRFKWIHVPVLPSYIFVKIVFWRDKNKVLQLPGSHHFVFHKGQPATVTQDDLDILELGLQKYADSLTTSPESVLEKGKRVRIIGGAYVGKTMEVIEIKNKTKVILRIPEINTAFVYHVNVGDLAWEELIV; this is encoded by the coding sequence ATGTCCGAGACTAATCCCCCCATAGAAGAAAGTGCTTGGTACATTGTGTATACAAAACCCAGAGCAGAAAAAAAACTAAGCGAACTTTTAAAAAAATACCACCTGGAGAATTATCTCCCCATCCGTAAGGAACGAAAAAAATGGACCGATCGATTTAAGTGGATCCATGTCCCTGTTCTACCTTCTTATATTTTTGTTAAAATTGTCTTCTGGAGAGATAAAAATAAAGTCCTCCAATTACCCGGTTCCCATCATTTTGTCTTTCATAAAGGCCAACCAGCAACGGTGACCCAAGACGATTTGGATATTTTAGAACTTGGGCTACAAAAATATGCAGATTCATTGACCACGAGCCCAGAATCCGTTTTAGAAAAAGGGAAACGGGTTCGTATCATTGGCGGTGCCTATGTTGGCAAAACGATGGAAGTTATAGAAATTAAAAATAAAACAAAAGTAATCCTTCGTATACCGGAGATTAACACTGCTTTTGTTTACCATGTCAATGTAGGTGATTTGGCCTGGGAGGAATTAATTGTATGA
- a CDS encoding KpsF/GutQ family sugar-phosphate isomerase → MKEKDTIAIVKQALDDEISSLVHFRDQLDPSVKDCIDLILKSTGKVIVTGVGKSGDIAKKISHTLSSTGTSAYFLHPTDASHGDSGIVGPDDVVLAIGKSGESEELNYILPTLRKIGAKIVGITANAKSKLASLSDIVIITPVLKEACPLDLAPTSSTTIALVLGDAIAVALMELKNFQANDFALYHPAGRLGKRLSLHLSDVMRKGERNASIPVDANLETILKEITEKGIGATGVVDSNSKLIGLITDFDIRKFLTKNTLSPTVTAKEMMNANPSSFRPEEKAYDVLIKMEGRERPISVAPVVDEKGLFVGMISLHDLLQKGL, encoded by the coding sequence ATGAAAGAAAAAGACACGATCGCAATCGTTAAACAAGCACTAGATGATGAAATTTCTTCACTGGTACACTTCCGCGACCAACTGGATCCATCCGTTAAAGATTGTATTGATCTGATTTTAAAATCCACTGGCAAAGTAATTGTCACCGGGGTCGGTAAATCAGGCGATATTGCCAAAAAAATTTCCCATACACTGTCTTCCACAGGAACCTCTGCTTACTTTTTGCATCCAACGGATGCATCGCATGGGGATTCGGGAATTGTTGGACCGGATGATGTTGTTCTTGCCATCGGAAAAAGTGGGGAATCGGAAGAACTCAATTATATTTTGCCTACACTTCGTAAAATTGGGGCAAAGATAGTAGGGATTACAGCAAACGCCAAATCAAAGTTAGCTTCCCTTTCGGATATAGTCATCATCACTCCCGTTTTAAAAGAAGCTTGTCCTTTGGACTTGGCTCCTACTTCAAGTACCACAATTGCCTTAGTCCTTGGTGATGCCATAGCAGTGGCACTCATGGAATTAAAGAATTTCCAAGCCAATGATTTTGCTTTGTACCATCCAGCAGGAAGGTTGGGAAAACGCCTTTCCTTACATCTATCGGATGTAATGCGAAAAGGGGAAAGAAATGCATCGATTCCGGTGGATGCCAATTTAGAAACCATTCTAAAAGAAATCACAGAGAAAGGGATCGGTGCTACAGGTGTTGTGGATTCAAATTCCAAATTAATTGGTTTGATTACAGATTTTGACATCCGAAAGTTTTTGACTAAAAACACTCTTTCACCCACTGTCACTGCAAAGGAAATGATGAATGCAAATCCTAGTAGTTTCCGACCAGAAGAAAAAGCATATGATGTTTTAATCAAAATGGAAGGCCGGGAGCGACCAATATCCGTTGCACCCGTTGTGGACGAAAAAGGTTTATTTGTGGGAATGATCTCCCTACACGATTTATTACAAAAAGGACTTTAA
- a CDS encoding type I 3-dehydroquinate dehydratase: MPDSYKIVASVGEDDLRHLQKKDVKDVDIIEVRLDLFSRNYIQKEMKKKLKALGLPVLFTYRRAEDSSVRSYVKLFHEDVEGILKDFNDNANYLDIELNREDTIFRNYETLNYRIIYSYHSFKKSILANEMTNFINKAKPVKKKNPIFKFAITPEDIEETADFLNDIKLLSKSNTMIGICMGELGLISRVFGDKFHSSFTYMTLGEPKAPGQISVETFKKLRADLFKSPGSGKESKED, from the coding sequence ATGCCAGATTCATATAAAATTGTAGCTTCTGTTGGTGAAGATGATCTTCGCCATTTACAAAAAAAAGATGTAAAGGATGTCGATATCATCGAAGTCCGATTAGATCTTTTTTCCAGAAACTACATTCAAAAAGAAATGAAAAAAAAGCTAAAAGCTTTAGGTCTTCCAGTTCTTTTTACTTATAGAAGGGCAGAAGATAGCAGCGTACGTTCCTATGTAAAACTTTTCCATGAAGATGTTGAAGGGATATTAAAAGATTTTAATGATAATGCCAACTATCTTGATATCGAACTCAATCGCGAAGACACCATTTTTCGAAATTATGAAACTTTAAACTATAGAATCATTTATTCCTATCATTCTTTTAAAAAGTCCATCCTTGCAAATGAAATGACCAATTTCATAAATAAAGCAAAACCAGTGAAAAAGAAAAACCCCATCTTCAAGTTTGCAATCACCCCAGAAGATATAGAAGAAACTGCAGATTTTTTAAACGATATCAAACTATTATCAAAATCAAATACAATGATTGGAATTTGTATGGGTGAACTAGGGCTTATCTCTCGAGTTTTTGGAGATAAATTCCACTCTTCTTTCACCTATATGACATTAGGTGAACCAAAAGCACCTGGCCAAATTTCAGTGGAAACCTTTAAAAAACTTAGGGCAGATTTGTTTAAAAGTCCAGGTTCAGGAAAAGAATCTAAAGAAGATTAG
- a CDS encoding tetratricopeptide repeat protein, with the protein MESVRKYLSLVFIFVIFQPTLFAIDSDAMKEGKKAFSKKAYGEAIKKFTKHADSHPQDGEAYMYLGYIYEYKKDYPKSIQNFRRAADLDLDKDQRKTVLLKLALFFNYHQDWNLSATYSSRYLKYDPKNEEVQKIYNRAVGNKGNPSSSQSYSHPTKVETKPTEQKPPEVKKDSVKKQEDVSDDSEATKPSEHYEQLLANQPNLEDVRWDYVLALFEEKKYDKAETNLKILIEKNPSRSRYHYKLGIVKLRQDDPKSAIESFERAKKNPFSKDTNVFLYYVYLNEGIAFQKLAELDKAETSFQQAYKQLQKDPPLLALARLYEQKSDWENCISYSDKALSLNPNQIESHMFRFVCMFEAGKRTKKFETSFAKYAEFIDSKFPDLKQTPEKYQMGFIKLARRYTETNAFDKAESYFSVLEKDPTRSESREFLFYRGRNYFYSGKFDLAISILQKVTGSSSGYYLLARCYSKKGDISKTKEQFKLAADLKPEYWTSDSLEKDFKDIWKDSSFKEFIQTKAGTATSQIQP; encoded by the coding sequence TTGGAATCCGTGCGGAAATATCTTTCCTTAGTTTTTATCTTTGTAATCTTTCAACCTACACTCTTCGCCATTGATAGTGATGCGATGAAGGAAGGAAAAAAGGCTTTTTCAAAAAAAGCTTATGGCGAAGCGATTAAAAAATTTACAAAACACGCCGACTCACACCCGCAAGACGGTGAAGCTTATATGTATTTGGGTTATATTTATGAATATAAAAAAGATTACCCAAAATCCATTCAAAACTTTAGAAGAGCCGCAGATTTAGATTTGGACAAAGACCAAAGAAAAACGGTCCTTTTGAAACTTGCACTTTTTTTTAATTATCACCAAGACTGGAATTTATCAGCAACATACTCTTCTCGTTATTTGAAATATGATCCAAAAAACGAAGAGGTTCAAAAGATTTACAATCGAGCTGTAGGAAACAAAGGGAATCCTTCTTCTTCACAATCTTATTCACATCCAACAAAAGTAGAAACCAAACCTACGGAACAAAAACCACCAGAAGTCAAAAAAGATTCGGTTAAAAAACAAGAAGATGTTTCTGATGATTCGGAAGCAACAAAACCTAGCGAACACTATGAACAACTTTTGGCAAATCAACCAAATTTAGAAGACGTTCGTTGGGATTATGTGCTGGCATTGTTTGAAGAAAAAAAATACGACAAAGCAGAAACCAATCTTAAAATCCTGATCGAAAAAAATCCATCTAGGTCTAGATACCATTATAAATTGGGGATTGTCAAACTAAGACAGGATGATCCCAAGTCCGCAATTGAATCATTTGAACGTGCGAAAAAAAATCCATTTTCAAAAGATACCAATGTATTTTTGTATTATGTTTATTTGAATGAAGGTATTGCATTTCAAAAGTTAGCTGAACTAGATAAAGCAGAAACTTCTTTCCAACAAGCTTACAAACAATTACAAAAGGATCCTCCTCTTTTGGCTTTGGCAAGGTTGTATGAACAAAAATCAGATTGGGAAAATTGTATTTCCTATTCTGACAAGGCACTTTCTCTGAATCCAAACCAAATAGAATCTCATATGTTTCGTTTTGTTTGTATGTTTGAAGCTGGCAAAAGAACCAAAAAATTTGAAACTAGTTTTGCAAAATATGCGGAATTCATTGATTCCAAATTTCCGGATTTAAAACAAACTCCTGAAAAATACCAAATGGGTTTTATCAAACTGGCGAGACGGTATACGGAAACCAATGCATTTGACAAAGCAGAATCTTATTTTTCCGTTTTGGAAAAAGATCCGACTCGGTCCGAGTCCCGGGAATTTTTATTCTATCGTGGGAGAAATTATTTTTATTCAGGGAAGTTCGATTTAGCCATTTCGATTTTACAAAAAGTAACTGGTTCTTCTTCCGGATATTATCTTCTCGCTAGATGTTATTCTAAAAAAGGGGATATTTCTAAAACCAAGGAACAATTTAAGTTAGCTGCAGATTTGAAACCAGAGTATTGGACTTCGGATTCTTTAGAAAAGGATTTTAAAGATATTTGGAAAGATAGTTCTTTTAAAGAATTTATCCAAACAAAAGCGGGAACTGCGACTTCCCAAATCCAACCTTAA
- a CDS encoding GMC family oxidoreductase N-terminal domain-containing protein produces the protein MGIPIFNQKIITPKNHSNIIQENKIQNGKWELTADVVVIGSGAGGAVAASELAKNGWKVVLIEEGSYFTPAQFNSDEFISQARLYRDAGFIVTEEQTLSILQGKSIGGSTTVNWQTSLYPPDYVTNEWSERFGWQGYSREEMDSYVSEVHERLGVHEVPDNLVNANNNVLRVGGKKVGLTPQVLRNNNRGCIGLGRCGLGCPINAKQSAFLTWIPDAIEAGAIVVSNMRAAKIKEGKIKTVIAEFTPDAYEAAPKEVIQIMEIKAPVVIVSAGAIEGPALLQRSGIGNGWVGRNLKVHPTSTIFGKFDSEIKMFHGPPQSIVIKDGHNQNGTGYGYWLEAAPYRPTLASSLVPFYGKQQFDVMKDFTNYNAGIVLVRDGADGEANASVKYSLGRRKVYFELTPTDGLNMLRGLKALAEVTVAAGAKELIFPFTRFTEPYKVTGNDNFDWILKESTKPGDLTVGSAHPHGSIQSANDPEKGAVDLNLEIYGHKNIFVMDASVYPTGLSVNPQITTMSIVLRASRNLASQKEERTKV, from the coding sequence ATGGGAATTCCAATTTTTAACCAAAAAATTATCACTCCAAAAAATCATTCAAATATCATCCAAGAAAACAAAATCCAAAATGGAAAATGGGAACTGACTGCAGATGTTGTGGTCATTGGGTCCGGAGCTGGAGGTGCCGTTGCAGCGAGTGAACTTGCAAAAAATGGATGGAAAGTTGTATTAATTGAAGAAGGAAGTTATTTCACACCTGCACAATTCAATTCCGATGAATTCATTTCGCAAGCAAGACTGTATCGGGATGCTGGATTCATTGTAACAGAAGAACAAACTTTATCAATTTTACAGGGTAAGTCCATTGGTGGGTCTACAACCGTCAATTGGCAAACTTCATTATATCCACCTGACTATGTAACCAATGAATGGAGTGAACGTTTTGGATGGCAAGGTTACTCAAGAGAAGAAATGGATTCTTATGTTTCAGAAGTACACGAAAGATTGGGAGTACATGAAGTACCAGATAACTTAGTTAATGCGAACAATAATGTGTTACGTGTGGGTGGAAAAAAAGTGGGACTCACTCCGCAGGTACTTCGTAATAACAATCGTGGTTGTATTGGACTTGGCCGTTGTGGTTTGGGTTGCCCGATCAATGCAAAACAATCTGCATTTTTAACTTGGATTCCGGATGCTATTGAAGCTGGTGCCATTGTTGTTTCGAACATGCGTGCAGCAAAAATCAAAGAAGGCAAAATTAAAACTGTAATTGCAGAGTTTACACCTGATGCTTACGAAGCGGCTCCCAAAGAAGTCATTCAAATCATGGAAATCAAAGCACCAGTTGTGATTGTCAGTGCCGGTGCGATCGAAGGCCCTGCTCTTTTACAAAGGAGTGGGATTGGAAATGGTTGGGTAGGCCGAAATTTAAAAGTCCATCCCACATCTACCATCTTTGGAAAATTTGACTCAGAAATCAAAATGTTCCATGGTCCGCCACAATCCATTGTGATCAAAGATGGTCACAACCAAAATGGAACTGGTTACGGTTATTGGTTGGAAGCAGCTCCTTACCGTCCCACTTTGGCATCTTCACTCGTTCCTTTTTACGGCAAACAACAGTTTGATGTAATGAAAGATTTTACGAATTACAATGCTGGGATTGTCCTTGTTCGAGACGGTGCAGATGGGGAAGCCAATGCAAGTGTGAAGTATAGTTTGGGAAGACGAAAAGTATATTTTGAGCTAACACCAACAGACGGCCTCAATATGTTACGTGGACTGAAAGCGCTTGCGGAAGTAACTGTGGCAGCTGGTGCCAAAGAATTAATTTTTCCTTTTACCAGATTCACAGAACCGTACAAGGTAACAGGAAACGACAACTTTGATTGGATTTTGAAAGAAAGTACAAAACCTGGGGATCTAACCGTCGGTTCGGCGCACCCGCATGGGTCCATCCAGTCCGCAAACGATCCGGAAAAGGGTGCAGTTGATTTAAATTTGGAAATTTATGGTCATAAAAACATATTTGTCATGGATGCCTCAGTTTATCCTACAGGACTTTCGGTGAACCCACAAATAACGACCATGAGTATCGTTCTCAGAGCCTCAAGAAATTTGGCTTCGCAAAAAGAAGAAAGAACGAAGGTCTAA